The nucleotide window GTTAAATCAATTCACAGCAATTTGTTCTATAAAAGCTTACTAATTGCCTATTAATTACTCACACCACAACTCACAACGCTGACGTTGATTTCTAAACTATTTTcttcaacaaacaacaaattagaGTTGCAACGCCTCAATTACATGcaataaatgttaaatgaatttgaatacaacaacaactacatttgAAAtgcactacatacatacaaacatttagtAAGTAGCTAGTGAAGTGAAGCGAATAGTAAATGCAAATAAGAACAATGGGCGTTGGGTGAAAATTCTATGCATACGTTTacttacaaaaatacatacatatgaaccaaTTAATTTCTTATAACGAATTGCCATTGATTTCCATTTcgctttaaaattcaatttcaattgctGAATTGCGTAtagatatagacatacatacatacatttatatatattatgtttactcTTCTAAATTATTAGACTTCAATAATGAACTTTAATAATCTATACGAAGAAATCGTAACGTATGGGATAATTTTtgctgaataaataaaattaataattttccagCCTCTTCCTAACATTCATCTTCCTAGACAAAATCTAACCCTCGATGATGTTTTAaggaataaaatttgaattccaaaACCAGCAACTTAATTAAAAGTATCATTGGAACACCACCCACTGTCCAAAAAAGAACTATCTGTAATTAAGATTTCATGAATTTAGGTGTttctattgatttttattttttaatttttaatattgtcaAAAATCTTTACAACTGAAGTCTAGATAAATCTATTCGAATTGTTTCGATAATATTACTAGAGATTTGGGATGTAGAGCGGGTCACCTGCTAGTGATGCATCGTGGGTAACGCTAAATGACCTGCGGCCTCCATAGCATTTTTGAAGCTTCTCACGGACTATGACCCTGGACCGACACGGACTgcgattttgaaatttcttattGGATTTGTTTCGGAGAACCGTCTGCCGCGAAAGGCGGCGAAAAGACAAAACCTTCGCTTCGTAAAGGGCTATAAGTTAGGCGCTGTCAGCGGAAGCCTGCCGAAAACAGCGGTTAGTGTAGCGGTGGTGCGAGGCAAAGTCGTCAGCACTAGTAAAGGAGCCTCTGTTAAGCTCACAGGAGTTCCGGGGCTCGGAGCAAACGCTAGGAGACAGGTGTCGGCATCCAAAAATTTGAAGTCGGACCGCCGCATGGCAGCCAAGATCTTGGAACGCTACGGTGGCGAACATGCTGACCAACAACCTGGGTCATATTCGACAAAGTTTCAGGTGCGAATGAACTGTTCGATGCTAGATGCTAGATACGGGTCCTGCATCGAACTCTTTCAGAGCTGGGCCGctttcgttcattcggacaacgtgacttagccagcgtagccgctgtctttttattcgctggactatgcctgtgtcgtcgaataacacatacagctcatcgttccatcgtttgcggtattcgccgttgccaaatcttccgcaaaaccacTCTcgaaactcctagtgccatctctTCGGATGTTAACATCGTCAATGCTTCTGCGTCCTACGCTAaggtaggacgggaatgatgagggacttatagagtttggcttttgttcgtcgagaaaaTACGATTGCCTTGGCAGTCCATttaagcacctgttggcaagagtgattctgcgttggatttctaggctgacattgttattggtgttgatgctggtgcctaggtatacgaaagtatctacaacttcaaagttatgactgtcaacagtaacaatgtcctcgttcaccaccagacccatacgcttcgcttccttatccagtctagaaaaagcagaacaaacggcgcgggtgtttcttccaatgatatcaatagctttatttatggcactttttgtcgtttcggtttttgccattttgtgggcgtggccgaTTTCGCTTcacgaaagcaacctttctatggtgccaagaaacacgtgcaacaagtttcatcaagatatctcaatttttcagacttccggatttgaactccactcgtcaccctgatcactttggtatataaaactccatatctaactcttttagttgtagttgttacaaacaaccgttatgtgaacaaaactattatactctgtgcaacatgcagCGAGAATATAGAAATATTCCTATATGATCTGAGGTTCATCaaagcattttaaaaattttacttattataaaattgtttaaaatagaaAGGAGAGTTTCGAAAAAAGTGGAGGTTAATCATCTCTCAAATGTAATTTTACTCAACAactattttaacttttaaaatttataggatTTTATTATTctccaaaatatatattttatctacaAATGCAtccaattaatataaaattaaataactataaactaaaatattgcCGAAATGTAATATTTCTTAATCCAAACTTAATCGACCATTCTTAACCGCTTTCCGCCAAACTTCCTCGCCATTTTGGTCTTCACATCCACTTCACGTTCCAAATCTTCACCGTCGTCGTAATTAATCTCTTCCACATCGAAATCTAAACGCCTACGCTTCACCCGCTTTTCGTGCGCTAACGGAGATCCTCTGTAGGGTATTAACATGAGTGGAACTTTCTGTTCGCTCTTCTTCGGTGTTGCTACCTTTTCAACGTGTTCATCTGTGGACACCTGTATTGTTTCGTTCGTCTGATCAGTGGTTATGTAAGGTGTGCTGCATATTAATGATATTCCCCCGAATTCCATGCCGAAGAACCCATCTAATTCGTTCAAAATTTCGTTTTCTTCGTACATATTGTTCATGTTCCCGACTTTTGACTTCTATGATAATAAGAATTTACTCAATTTAGCTTTTTTGCTCTTGCTCACGCTGCTTACAAGTTGTAACTGACTTCTATCAAAGTTATTTGCCCcttttatacatataatgaGACATTGAGACTTTATATTCCATATATCTACCTGTTCTCCCTGACACCCTTTTAGGTACATGGATATTTAATATCTGGGGTAGTGGGTTATTTCGGTAATAGTCCTTGGATACCTGTGTGCGGCATTATGACACAGTATGGCTTTGATAATTCTTATTCGGAGAAAAACTGAAGTCAATAAAATTACCTAAGTTCGATACCCTCTAAAACGTACACAGTATTTTCTCTTTGTCGTATATAACTTTTAAATAGGAAATTATACATTACTCTCCAAATTATataaaggaggaatgagtggcgcgctctggtggattcggctataatcgcttaaagcggttcctacgccaaatatatatatatatataaatatatatataaatatatatatatatatatatatattcctcctttttgctttttggcgccaactggaaacaccaagtgaagccaggtcactttgcacttggtctttccaccggagtggaggtcgtcctcttccgcggcttcctccagcgggtactgcatcgaatactttcagagctgcagtgttttcttccatccgtacaacatgacctagccagcgtagccgctgtctttttattcgctgaactatgtcaatgtcgtcgtataaatcgtacagctcatcgttccatcgtctgcggtattcgccgttgtcaacgtttagaggaccataaatcttgcgcaaaacctttctctcgaaaaccccaagagtcgtctcatcggatgttgtcatcgtccacgcttcagcgccatacatcaggacgggaataatgagcgacttatagagtttgattttggttcgtcgagagaggactttacttttcaattgcctactcagtccaaagtagcacctgttggcaagagtgattctgcgttggatttcaaggctgacattgctggtgttgttaatgctggttcccagataaacgaaattatctataacttcaaagttatgactgtcaacagtgacgtgggagccaagacgcgagtgcgctgactgtttgtttgatgacaggagatatttcgtcttgtcctcattcaccaccagacccatacgcttcgcttctttatctagtctggaaaacgcagaacaaacggcgcggttgtttcttccaatgatatcaatatcatcggcgtacgccagtagctgttcactcttatagaagattgtaccttctctattaagCTCTGCGGGTCGTATTATCTcaagcatcaggttaaagaagtcacacgatagtgagtcaaccctctgaaacttcgtttggtatcggctcggagaggtcattCACGATCCAGACGGAGCTTGGAATTATTACGATAAAGTAAAGAGAGTTTTTGTTCCGATGGTTAAAatcatatttgataaaaaaacatTGCCTGAGTATTGATATTATATTTCAGTGTCACAAATAGTTTGAGAGCACTTCGCGATTTGAGGTGTTAATTACGACAGAGAGGGTTACTTTGAtccatgaatttttttttattttttggactaCCATAGTTCACTTCTGTTAGACTGGataagtgttttatatttagGCCAAAGGttcaaaacaataaaagcatttttattagtATTACCAGCCCCCTACAGTGTATGTCCATGCATAAGAGAGTAAATAAAGTGAACACACGAATAAAAGCAAATGCCCGCATTGAAAGCAGCTCGGCAACTCTGCTTTTGAAATGGAAATGTGCTTGATGGACAGGTCTACTAGGAGTTTGGTTGGACAGTTGAATGCTTTGTTAGTCGACTGGGCGGTTCGGACGACGACACATTTAAATTAACAAACAGAGACACCTAATTATATGCCACGAACGAATGCATCGATTTATAAAAATGTGACAACTCATGgtgaacacaaaaaaaaatgtgcctGACTATGGGTTTGAATTAATTGTCATCTCTATGTGCTACAATTCCTCCACTCAAGCCACCTGCTGCTATGTAAGCTGATGTGCATGCTGGCGGCATTGTAACGCGTGTGTGTAGAAAACATGGAGAGCACTGTTAGTTGATTAAAAGTATCATAAAAGCTATTGACACTGCAAATGATTGGTTATTACACTGATAAGAATACAATAATTATCGCTTAACAGTCAACAGTTGTCAATTAGTTAAACTTTTGTAATAAtagcataatttcataatttaccAATACAAAACTATCGTAGGAACGGATTCGACCATTCGTGAAGGATATTGTCAGATTAGTGTATTCTTCATCGCTTTCTTGAACTTAAAAATGCTGCCTTATGCCATTATAATATTGTACAAGAAAAATGACAACAATATTAGTTTTACCCAATTAAGTTCCTATCTCAGTATCTCAGTTATctcaatatttattgtatttattgccTCTAACTATTGAAAAGATCTAAATGATACAATtataaacattataaaatattattattcccACAACCCCTCATTAATAGAGTTTCGATTAAATCAGTTGGTATAAAATACTCAgcacaacaaaatttattttaatgcttGAGATAAATAACTGAAAATCACTTGCCTCCGCCAAACCAATATATTGCCAGGCAATTTGCCTTtgtgaaaagtaaacaaatgcgAACTAAATaccataaaaaagaaaaaaatgaatagCAAGTTTGCAACAAACCTTTATAGTTTCAAGTATCATAAATATTAcactgtaaaataaataaataaataaacaaaaacaaatctggTTGTGGTATAGTATAAATACTGCAGCTTGCTTTGTTGCAAATGAAAATGTTGCACGCGGCAAAAGCCGCAGGAGACTTTTTATTGCGTTCGCAGAAAAGCGACAACGAAATGTATAATAAAGAGAAGAAAATGTGAGTTATGAAAAATTGCTGGAGCTGCTTGAAAAACGAATAAATGTATAAGTAAGAAaaggataaaaaaatattatatgtattactAGCAAAGCTCgaacaaacaaaagacttaagacacaaaACAAGCAATGCGTTGTAACCACGCTGGCTTTGTAGGCTTAGTTATGCTTAAATATCACAcacagttttatatatatatatatagttaaggAGCTTAatgttaataatatataatatatttgtatagtaaatttatttgaaCTCGATTCGTGGTCTGGAGTAAAGCAGACTATCCGGCATTGTAGGAAAAATCAGCAAAGACGGCATTGGACCGAAAACTCACTCGTTGAAAATAACTTGTGCTGAAAGCAGAACTAAGCCTCGGTATTAACTCGCAAAAGTTGATGAACTTAGGAAAAAATGATAATGATGCTTTATAGCTACGAAAGATATATGAGGGCGATATTTTGTGATTGACAAGGTATAATCAGCGATATGCTGCGAATGGCGAAATGGtttaggtatgtacatatgttccaTTTATCGTATTTTCCATATATActgtaatatgaaaatatagcgAATACTCTAAGCAAAGAAACGAAATCTGTGAAACAATCGAATACCATACCGTATTACCGTACACACGACAGTATAGAGATATAGCCATGAGGTTGCTCCAGAATAGAGTGCTGCTCAAGAAAGTCATATATGATGCCAGTagacttaaataaaaaatatttcattttcaatattctttAATTACATGTTGTATCTCATTTTAAGTACCAATTTgtgtttttctaaaataaaatgtcaataTGTTATGCGAACTGAATGAAGCTACAAGAGCCGATCACCCTAAGGTAAACGCTCAGTGAACCATCTTCATGCTTATTTGTATCTATACAACTATACGAATATGTATACatctataaacatatatatattttcatatatacatatgtttctatatgttcATATGCAGCAGCAAATATGTTGCCTAACTTCGACACGGAAAATGAGCTCAAGTGTCGACGGCGTACTTAATTAACAAATATACAAGCActtaacataacctcaaatgacagcagcaacaacattaacaaaataCACGGACACATAGAGGGAAAaatgcatacgtacatatataatatgtatgtatgtatatgtacaatataCACCATATAAATGAGAGTAAGTACGAACAACCAAACAATACAGTGTTGTGAGTTTCCGCACGATGTCCGCTGCAACATTGttgataacaacaaaaaccaatatgtgtttgtaatttgaacaaaattcaTATTCGGCAGAAGAATATGGTAAGAGTACAGCGATGAcagcaaagaaaatataataataacaatggcAATAAAAGAAAAGAGAAGAATATTGATAAAAGTAAGCGAAGCCGCAGGGATAAAAGCAAAAGTTGATGTGTGCAGTTGTATATTGCAATAATGCTaccaaatataacaataacaacatgcaGTAGCGGTAGAAGAAGTAATGGAAAAATGATAGCAGGAATAACAGGAGGAACatgaacgacaacaacaacatgtataaagatatataagcaacagcaacaaacaatttATTGTTGTGGTTTAAAGAGAGCCATCCAGAATAGCAGTAACAAAGTGAAAAGCGTAAAATATAacttattaacaacaacaacaaaagcaaaacaaacataagccaatagcaacaaaaactacaCAGTATACCTTAATGCTGTTGTGTTAACACATATGCTCCCACACTACACATCAGTGTACTCACTCACTTGTTTGCTCACACCCCTGTCACAGCGCGCAACACTACTGCGTACTCTTTTACACCTTTAGCTGCGCCCGATTGCCTTATGTGGCGCTTATATACATCCCTCACGCCTATGTATTTGTGTTAACTGCCACTGCGTGCTGTCAACATCCGCGCTCTCGCTCTCACAGCAGCGCGTCAGCAAAAAACCTGTCAGACCACTGAGCGGCGACGCAGCGCTGCTGAGACGCCAGCAACGCGCTTCCCATTGGATCTGGGCACACATTTTGCAGCGCGCTGCAATCAAACTGCGCGGCGCATAATATGCTGCAGAGAGCGTCGGTCTTTGTGTGCGTGAGAGAGCATGAAAGCAGTGCTGCGGTTGCTGCTGGCTCACATGAAATTGGCAAGCGCGCGAGTAAGCGAATGACTCGACACCAGGCAGCTAGCGTGCCTATGTGTTTGCTGTGCAGTCAAATTGGAAATTTGCGTTGTTTTCGGAGACGCGCGCGGGGTGGTTGCTGCTGCTAACTGGCAGGCGTTTAATGTGCGATCGCATGTGGCGCGGCTATACGCGACGGCGCCGGTCTCAGTTAAACGACGTGGTCGGCCAGAGTAGCAGTGCGAAGAGTTATTGAACGGGCGCGCGCGTCTCTTTTACTTGGAAATTTTTATAGCATTTGAccgacaaagcaaaacaaaaacaaaaaatacaaaagcaaaacgaAGCAGCAAACACAAGCGGTACTTGTATAGTGTATGAATAGGCGCTTGCTTGAGCAAAGAAACAACAGTGCTAGTGAAGAAAAGAAGAACAAGCATGAATGttgaaaatttgtgaattgcCGACGCGTTTTTCAACAGCGTTTCAAAAAATAAGTGCGATTTGCTGGTTTTGTGAGTGCGGTTTTAACGAGATTTAACGCTTTGATCTGCCAAACGATGCGCTGTGACTGACAGCAACGCGCGCGTATTATTGGATGTGTTtcgattgttttgttgttaattaaaatattattatgaaattagcAAGCAAAAGCTTTCTCAAGTTAACGCGCAACTAAATGTTTGCTTGCCGTCGGCATTTCACTTGGAAAacagcaacttttgttgtgcaAATTTTTCTCCTCGAGCGCGACGTTCCATGCGCGCAACTGAAACACAATTAGTGTGTGCCTGCTGCCATTGCAGCAAACGCAAACGTTAGCAGTTCAATGTCAACGGTCGCGACCACGCGCGCCACACTAACACAAAACGCATTGTCCACACCCGCGACGCCAACGCTGTCACCAGTGATTTGTGTCAATTCATCAGCTTCACTGTCGCCGCCGCTCACGTCACCACACAACGGATTAACGCGCCCCCCGCCCATACTTGAACAGCTGTGCGCGCTGCGTCGACGCCGCGTCGATATGCATCCGGATTGTATGCTGTTGCAGGCGCATGGCGTAACAAGTCCGCGTTTGAGTCCGAGCGCCGCTGTTTTGGCAGGTGAGAAGAACAGGCGTCACAGCGACACAATGTCCAGGGCGGTGAACGCGTTGGATGAGGTTGATATGTGTGAATCGATTGATTCAGCTGATGAAATGGATGTGGTGGGTGATGATGAGGGACAAGTTGAGCAGAAACGTGAGCGGCAGCGCGTACGTGAAATAAGTGAATTAGAAGCCAAAACCGCCGCAGCGCGTTTGGCCGATGCGGCAGCAATACGTTGTGAGGAGGAAGTAGATACAGAGGCGGACGCGGAAGAGGAAGATGATGCATTGAGCCTGTGCAGTGAGGATAGCGAATTGTCTGTGGGTCAGGAGGAGGGCAGTGCCAATACAAGCGCTTGTCAAACAACTGCAAGCTTCTGTGATTTTAACCAGCAGCGCCGTTTGTTGCTCAGCAATGTTGGCAATATGATGGCACTGTGTGCGCCGTCGGCTTTTAGCAGCGTACACGCACCGGCTTCAGCGTGTGGCGATGGCAGTGATGCGCGTTCCAGCGCCTCAACGGATGATAATACCATGCAACAGCTGGATGAGGAGAGCGTTGGTAGCGGCACGAGCTCAGCGCTGCAGCAACATGCTCcattgcaaacacaaacaacgGCAAGCGCTTTACTCGATCCATATGTGGTGGCCAACGCGCTACGCATGCCAGTACCGGTACTGCCGCGTACCGCCAATCACGCCGCTAGCTTTCAAACCGAGCTTATGCGTAAGTCTCATCTGTACGCCGAGGAATTGATGAAGCAACAGATGCAATTGATGGCAGCGGCTCGCGCTAGCGCGTTTACAATGCGCGACACAGGTGTTGCGGATGCGCTGACACCGGACAGGCGAGCTTTTACACGCTTACCAGGCGCGCCGCAACCAATGTCCAATTTCGCGGGCATACAATCCCAATTAACGGCTATCACAAAAATGTCACAACTCAGCGCTGCTGCAGCAGCCGCCGCTGTTGCCGTTGCAGCAGTGGCTAATAATAACCAAgccacgcaacaacaacaccagcaaaataaaaatttaccaaatagCACGGATGCGCTTCAGAAGTTGAGCGCTTTAACCAGCGCGCATACCCAACTCTCACCCACAACCGCTAACGCCGTGTCAAGCTTGAGCCAGCTACAGGCACAAATGCAAGCGCATTTTCCCTACGCTCACAGCAATCATACCAATAATaacctcaacaacaacaataatttaaatgaGCCAGCGCTCAAATTTAGTATTGACAATATATTAAAAGCGGATTTTGGCAGGCGTCTCGCGGAAGGAGCTGCCTGTATCGCTGCGTGTAACAATGCCGCGCGCACAGCAAAAAACATTACCACCCATAATAGTAATAGCGCAGCGCAGCGCTCGCGTAAAGCGGCAAATACGTTACCTGCTGTGGGTGGCGCTGCCAGTTCCTCCGCCGCTATTGATTTAACGCATCTCAGCGCCGCGGCATCGACAGCGACAACCACCGCCTCCTCGTCAGCAACTCTAAACTTCTCACACACACTCGCGAATATTTGCACTAACAGCAGCGATTCTAATAGCACCGCGGTCAGCAGTAGCTTTGGCGCTACTTCGGAACATGCCAAATCGCCCGCTAATGGTGAGTTGAGCTCGTCGGCGGCGAAGTGTTCATCCGCGGAATTTAGCGCAAAGGCGGCCGAAGAGGCGAACGACAGCGGCAGCGCTGTCAAGTCCAGTGGCACAGGTGCGAGTGGCAGCGGTCCTATCGTTTGGCCGGCGTGGGTGTACTGCACGCGCTATAGCGATCGACCAAGTTCAGGTAGGTGCCATTTCAAGCCAAAGGGAATTGGTTtccttttttggtattttttataaaatttttaaagaacatTAAGATACTACGGCAACTCAGAGaattacttttttcaaaatatttcatgaaaatatataccaaattacAGTAATGCTTTCTTTCATCGGAATTCTTTTGATAGATTTGGCGTGAATGTTATGTTATCATTGAGTCTATCGTAGAGTAAAGGAAGGCACGACTGAAGCTTGAAGAATTTCTTTATGGGAATTCTtctattaataaatttcaaatcaatctttaataatttttctatcttttcattttatatggGCCTGTTTAAGGGTAACTTGGAAAGgcttatgcattttttaaattcaaataaatctgATTACGATTATTGATCTAATGATTGTGAAAGATTGTATGCGGCACTAAATATTCAGTTTGTAGGCTTTTACTTAGTTTTATGTATCAATCTCGTCCAACAACGAAGTTTTTTCATATTAATCCAGTAGATACCATGCCATGTGATATTTTTAACACGATAAACTCACATGGAGTTTTTAGCAATTAGGTTAAAAAACTATCATAGGTATATTACATTAAATGAGCCCCTAATTTCtaggttttgtttttaattttatcaggtTATGAATGAAAAACTTTCCCTCAAACGTTGTGAGTGGCAATTTAGAGaatttttttatcgatttttttttattcaaagttGTTATTCGATATTATTTTCACTCCTCTCTGCccacaattttaatgaaaatcttCTGGAAATCGTTCATCTTAAAGTTGTTATTCTGTCCAATGCACTAACCTTAGTGTTTAAAGTAACATGcatacttgttattattttcttctgatttgaaaagttttacgcaaaaataattcataaaaaatctcaaattcaataaaaagtaTAACCTATATGCAGAGGTAtctacatttatgtacatatacatatgtatatacatgtgttACATTGAACTTAAGGgtttttgaattgaaatacatattaaaaataaaaataagtatattttacacaaaagcatttatatatttcagtttCTATTACGTTGTATGAAAAATGATACTGGGTACTTGATGTATACTCAATATTTGCACCGAGCTCGGTTTTCATTACGTGCAAGAATCGACTACTGTAATATCAATTAAATGTATGTTTTCTAAATGAATAACAAATTTATCctatttcctttattttgattcctttaaaatttcattcataatcCTCTTTATTCAATGTCATAGCTGCGGCATTTCCACAGTTACTTATTtctataactaaaaaaattcatatattttttaaatttcaatttcaatatcaaCTTAACTTTATATTCGAATTAACACTTACTATGTATCATTGAATTATAAATCGGAAAATTTTATCTTAAAATAATCCAGTTTACTGACAAGTACATACTTAAATTAGTAATTtgaatgtatataatattaattttataattattacatatgcatatgtacatactagatatttatgtatataaattagagctcttggtattcgactaatcgactaaccgaataatataatattcggtttgcactattcggatagtcgtcagtcatcgactattcgattaaccgctcatttccgactatccagttaaccgttcgttgtcgactattcgaatagtgtaagttcattcaatttccatttttattgaaaaaagcgaAACACAGAAAAAATGCGTACAACTGACATTTGCACaagtgaaaacaaacaaaaatctaaGGCTGCttgattttcaaacaattttcatttattcgaatagtgacagtataactattcgaacattgcgactaatcgaatagtactaaccggttaatattcgtacctacggaataatcggttttcaagttaatcgaataattttaagagccctaatataaatggtatatttattttcacggattctataaaataaaaaacttttgttttcttgatttgtgaaaatttaattattttttttaaatatatatatgtatgtacatacataatataacataaacatatatacataatattacataaaaatatactctatatataaatatactatatatgtatactatgtaGCTACAACTTTTACCATAAATCCTACTTTGAGGCTGCGAAACACCAAGCATTAGCGGTTGCAGTACTTGAAAGTGAAGTATGTTTTCTCTCATATATTTAACGCAAACCCAAGCGCAGCTAATTAAAAGTTTACGCGCATCAAATAAtcataacacacacatatatacacagccAAACATACATGCCACATTCATGGTGCATAGAAAAGGCAAtaatcacaaaaacaacaaacaataagtggttaagcaataaataatacaacaaaCCGGCAGCAGTGGTagaacaacaaaattacaatgTGTGAACAACCCTTGGtgaatatctacatatgtatgtatatgtgtatgcatatgGTTGGGCAACACCCTCCAAAATTCAGTTAAGAGAACGCGGCAGCTGCTACTTCATGTATATATGTTgtaataactgtatataacacACATGTTCTGTTGTTTgatagtgtatgtatgtgtgtgaatgtaAGTATTGCCAGAGTGTTTAATAAATGTCAGGGGTCGCAAGCACACACAGCCATTTGTTCATTGAGCTCCTTATAAAGTATacttatgtttgtacatatgtatatgtttatcaactgataatttatgtacatttacaaatatactTTACATACTCTCCCAACATAATTTAAGCTCATTACGCTAAGCAAACACTTATCGAGTGCGACTTGTGTAACTTTCCTCCTT belongs to Zeugodacus cucurbitae isolate PBARC_wt_2022May chromosome 6, idZeuCucr1.2, whole genome shotgun sequence and includes:
- the LOC105209917 gene encoding uncharacterized protein LOC105209917 encodes the protein MSTVATTRATLTQNALSTPATPTLSPVICVNSSASLSPPLTSPHNGLTRPPPILEQLCALRRRRVDMHPDCMLLQAHGVTSPRLSPSAAVLAGEKNRRHSDTMSRAVNALDEVDMCESIDSADEMDVVGDDEGQVEQKRERQRVREISELEAKTAAARLADAAAIRCEEEVDTEADAEEEDDALSLCSEDSELSVGQEEGSANTSACQTTASFCDFNQQRRLLLSNVGNMMALCAPSAFSSVHAPASACGDGSDARSSASTDDNTMQQLDEESVGSGTSSALQQHAPLQTQTTASALLDPYVVANALRMPVPVLPRTANHAASFQTELMRKSHLYAEELMKQQMQLMAAARASAFTMRDTGVADALTPDRRAFTRLPGAPQPMSNFAGIQSQLTAITKMSQLSAAAAAAAVAVAAVANNNQATQQQHQQNKNLPNSTDALQKLSALTSAHTQLSPTTANAVSSLSQLQAQMQAHFPYAHSNHTNNNLNNNNNLNEPALKFSIDNILKADFGRRLAEGAACIAACNNAARTAKNITTHNSNSAAQRSRKAANTLPAVGGAASSSAAIDLTHLSAAASTATTTASSSATLNFSHTLANICTNSSDSNSTAVSSSFGATSEHAKSPANGELSSSAAKCSSAEFSAKAAEEANDSGSAVKSSGTGASGSGPIVWPAWVYCTRYSDRPSSEH